Proteins from one Elgaria multicarinata webbii isolate HBS135686 ecotype San Diego chromosome 3, rElgMul1.1.pri, whole genome shotgun sequence genomic window:
- the LOC134395954 gene encoding zinc finger protein 239-like, which translates to MEEIPQGENPKQVEFHRATSGVVQRNSAKVEEESENQQGPETQKNKHSEFRKQKSSPFPVGSTEATKQPVRQRKRLSKKHHPCPDCGKVFTRTSALNAHRRVHTGEKPYKCAECGKNFSKSSHLIAHRRIHTGERPYTCLTCGKSFNHSSHVITHQRTHTREKLYKCLECGKNFRYSSDLIRHQIEHAGEKPYQCSDCGKCFNRSSNLLIHQRIHTGEKPYKCFECGRSFSYSSVLIRHQRVHTSEKPYKCSDCGEGFHVNASLLTHQRIHTGEKHYSCPQCGKSFRWISHLNRHQKIHTAEKPV; encoded by the coding sequence atggaggagaTTCCCCAGGGGGAAAATCCTAAACAGGTGGAATTCCACAGGGCAACATCAGGAGTAGTCCAAAGGAACAGTGCCAAAGTAGAAGAAGAGTCTGAAAACCAGCAGGGTCCAGAAACACAAAAGAACAAACACTCTGAATTCAGAAAACAGAAGTCTTCTCCTTTCCCGGTGGGTTCCACGGAAGCCACAAAACAGCCAGTTCGGCAAAGAAAGCGGCTGTCAAAGAAACATCATCCGTGCCCTGACTGTGGGAAGGTGTTCACCAGAACTTCAGCCCTCAATGCCCACCGGAGagtccacacaggtgagaagccataCAAGTGTGCAGAGTGCGGGAAGAACTTCAGCAAGAGTTCACACCTCATTGCTCATCGGAGAATCCACACAGGCGAAAGACCCTATACCTGCTTGacttgtgggaaaagcttcaatcACTCTTCCCATGTTATTACCCACCAGAGAACCCACACCAGGGAGAAACTCTATAAGTGCCTGGAATGTGGGAAAAACTTCCGTTACAGCTCTGATCTCATCAGGCACCAAATCGAGCATGCTGGAGAAAAACCCTACCAGTGCTCTGactgtgggaaatgcttcaaTCGGAGCTCTAACCTCCTTATACACCAGAgaatacacacaggggagaaaccctataagtgCTTTGAGTGTGGGAGAAGCTTCAGCTATAGCTCAGTCCTTATAAGGCACCAAAGAGTGCACACATCTGAGAAGCCTTATAAGTGCTCTGACTGTGGGGAAGGTTTCCATGTGAATGCAAGCCTTCTGACACACCAGAGaatacacacaggagagaaacactATTCGTGCCCACAGTGTGGGAAAAGTTTCAGATGGATCTCTCATCTTAATAGGCATCAGAAGATTCACACAGCAGAGAAACCTGTGTAA